In Heliangelus exortis chromosome Z, bHelExo1.hap1, whole genome shotgun sequence, a genomic segment contains:
- the LOC139790192 gene encoding uncharacterized protein, whose protein sequence is MDSSTRLLPAGMGSPTRLPPSPGGNGLSHTPPPISRREWALPPSSYPLPFPSPGEWPLSPALPPSLPPVSPVSPPSLPPRPVGMMLPHPIPTCPRAAAPLRSPFPPLPSARRPPRHLRGPAWAQPMSWQHVVTAQRTATLRLSPPLSAEKCVTERPMTGRSERPIRAQPCPEAPPPPARGLAPGLQATGGAVLPTGFLLLRAGPGRVGTGGADSAL, encoded by the coding sequence ATGGACTCTTCCACCCGGCTTCTCCCCGCGGGAATGGGCTCTCCCACACGCCTCCCCCCATCTCCCGGTGGGAATGGGCTCTCCCACACGCCTCCCCCCATCTCCCGGCGGGAATgggctctccctccctcctcctaccccctccccttcccctccccggGGGAATGGCCTCTCTCGCCCGCcttgcctccctccctcccgcccgtCTCTCCGGTCTCTCCGCCCTCGCTCCCCCCCAGGCCGGTGGGGATGATGCTCCCCCACCCCATACCCACCTGCCCGAGGGCTGCGGCCCCGCTCCGCTCTCCCTTCCCGCCGCTACCCTCAGCCCGGCGCCCCCCCCGCCATCTCCGTGGCCCGGCCTGGGCTCAGCCAATGAGCTGGCAGCATGTTGTCACAGCGCAGCGCACAGCCACGCTCCGCCTCTCTCCGCCCCTGTCGGCGGAGAAGTGCGTTACCGAACGTCCCATGACGGGCAGATCCGAGAGACCAATCCGCGCCCAGCCCTGCCCCGAGGCCCCGCCCCCGCCTGCCCGCGGATTGGCTCCTGGTCTCCAGGCAACGGGCGGGGCCGTGCTGCCCACAGGCTTTCTCCTCCTGCGcgctgggccgggccgggtgGGGACAGGTGGGGCTGATAGCGCCTTGTGA